A stretch of the TM7 phylum sp. oral taxon 349 genome encodes the following:
- a CDS encoding ABC transporter ATP-binding protein yields MSDEKGRVIAAFLRYFNDDPERAVAAIRQYTTRNSDARKKTAVPLGSEIISAKDVVKTYKVGRQKIEVLRGVSLSVRQREFVALTGASGSGKSTLLQLIGGLDKPTSGPITVNGQALSALSDRKLSQFRGRTIGFVFQSFYLQPFLNLATNLEIPGMFARTNPRERRQRAVELARMVNVAERMKHLPKELSGGQMQRAAIARALLNQPKVLLADEPTGNLDSVNSQRVIDIFEQIRRQLGTTILIVTHDHDIARQTDREITLHDGRVL; encoded by the coding sequence AGCGACGAAAAGGGGAGGGTGATTGCTGCGTTTTTGCGGTATTTTAATGATGATCCGGAGCGAGCGGTTGCAGCAATTCGACAATACACGACGCGCAATAGTGACGCGCGGAAAAAAACTGCTGTACCGCTCGGCAGTGAAATTATCTCAGCCAAAGATGTCGTAAAAACATACAAAGTCGGACGGCAAAAAATTGAGGTACTGCGCGGTGTCAGCTTGAGTGTACGCCAGCGGGAATTTGTAGCGCTCACTGGCGCAAGTGGCTCAGGGAAATCAACGTTGTTACAGCTAATCGGCGGACTCGACAAACCGACCAGTGGGCCCATTACCGTCAACGGACAAGCGCTTAGCGCATTATCAGACCGAAAATTATCACAATTCCGCGGGCGAACAATTGGATTCGTATTTCAGTCATTTTATTTGCAGCCATTTTTGAATCTAGCGACCAACCTAGAAATCCCCGGCATGTTTGCGCGCACTAATCCACGCGAGCGTAGACAACGCGCCGTTGAACTCGCTAGGATGGTTAATGTTGCAGAGCGCATGAAGCATCTGCCGAAAGAGCTATCTGGCGGACAGATGCAACGCGCCGCTATTGCGCGGGCGTTATTAAATCAGCCAAAAGTCCTGCTCGCCGACGAGCCGACAGGTAATCTTGATAGTGTTAACTCACAGCGTGTCATTGACATTTTCGAGCAAATTCGCCGCCAGCTTGGTACAACGATTTTAATCGTTACGCACGACCACGATATCGCTCGGCAAACTGACCGCGAGATTACGCTGCACGACGGGAGGGTGCTCTAG
- a CDS encoding ABC transporter permease: protein MLRILDASKLALTKLRTRKIRLAVTIIVAGLLFGVVVFGLTVLRASMASIGRFSRDTMSTRYLLAYSNHNKDQSELFYNTPQDAKDRILALHKQHIADKKAAAKALGVEYDEKSEEEPIMKINQDDSGSLNRNSWAVKTFLRQYTNEKNPLKPERIDAAAKRFGSSVTYRIQNVGGRNGSLDVMIGGREDFQRNKEAVPEQLNEFVSAAGYQEILDESLLNYYFLPHRAHAASNEIPVFISYNDAAVLLGKKPLPTTAQPQQHIERIRELRNEAGNITIQVCYRNNASSHLIQQALDQQRTAANKSKNEFDVKPSIEYALPATDSCGGAIVKKDNRSASEKIADEKLQKFNQQFSTENITPQQAKLTYRVVGLLPDTAYGDDLKSKLAGALNANMPSHWIIPKQTFEAGAAKIYLPNILTTERQELSGGLSDTTIYEFIDAEHARAFYHATMCNVQPKDKDLCVDGVSNFTQPFGSNSLVIEELQQQLTPILWYSLLGVIGVAAFILMLTISRTVADSRKESAIFRALGATRLDIAQIYVMYTLLLAGLIALFAIVAGLIGAGVIDVLYSADFSTAAHYIIMPRDLNTTFQLFTFDPLIIALAAVSIVAAALIGSILPLVRNTRRNPMKDMRDE from the coding sequence ATGCTGCGGATACTTGACGCCAGCAAACTTGCACTTACAAAACTACGCACGCGTAAGATTCGGCTCGCGGTAACAATTATCGTAGCAGGATTGCTATTTGGTGTTGTAGTGTTCGGTTTGACGGTATTGCGCGCCAGTATGGCAAGCATTGGACGATTCAGCCGCGATACGATGTCGACGCGATATCTATTAGCGTATAGCAATCACAATAAAGATCAATCCGAGCTGTTTTATAACACGCCGCAAGATGCTAAAGACCGCATACTAGCATTACATAAACAGCATATCGCCGATAAAAAAGCGGCAGCGAAAGCGCTCGGTGTCGAATACGACGAAAAATCTGAAGAAGAGCCGATTATGAAAATAAATCAGGACGATTCAGGTTCGCTCAATCGCAATAGTTGGGCGGTAAAAACGTTTTTGAGGCAATACACCAACGAGAAGAATCCGCTCAAACCAGAGCGCATTGATGCAGCCGCCAAGCGATTTGGCTCAAGCGTGACATACCGTATACAGAATGTCGGCGGGCGCAACGGATCGCTTGATGTAATGATTGGCGGGCGCGAGGATTTCCAGCGTAACAAAGAAGCTGTGCCGGAACAGCTAAACGAGTTTGTAAGTGCGGCGGGCTATCAAGAAATTCTTGATGAATCACTGCTCAATTATTATTTCTTGCCGCATCGCGCACATGCAGCTAGCAATGAAATTCCCGTCTTTATCAGCTACAATGACGCGGCGGTGCTGCTCGGCAAAAAGCCTCTACCAACGACCGCGCAGCCGCAGCAGCATATTGAACGTATTCGGGAGCTGAGAAACGAGGCGGGTAACATAACAATTCAGGTGTGCTATCGTAATAATGCGTCGTCTCATTTAATCCAGCAAGCACTTGACCAGCAACGCACAGCTGCCAACAAATCTAAAAACGAGTTCGACGTTAAGCCGAGCATTGAATATGCCTTGCCGGCGACAGATAGCTGCGGCGGCGCTATTGTGAAAAAAGATAATCGCAGCGCTAGTGAAAAGATAGCTGACGAAAAGTTGCAGAAATTCAACCAGCAATTTTCAACAGAAAACATAACGCCACAACAAGCGAAATTAACCTACCGTGTTGTTGGGCTGCTGCCAGATACGGCATACGGTGACGACCTAAAAAGTAAGCTGGCTGGCGCACTCAACGCTAACATGCCATCACACTGGATTATACCGAAACAGACATTTGAGGCAGGCGCTGCAAAAATATATTTACCGAATATTCTTACCACGGAGCGTCAAGAGCTTTCGGGTGGACTATCAGATACGACTATTTACGAATTCATAGATGCTGAACATGCCCGCGCATTTTATCACGCTACCATGTGTAATGTCCAGCCGAAAGACAAGGATCTATGCGTAGACGGCGTATCAAACTTTACACAACCATTCGGAAGTAACTCGCTTGTTATTGAAGAATTGCAGCAACAGCTTACACCGATATTGTGGTATAGCCTACTTGGCGTTATCGGCGTAGCAGCGTTTATTTTAATGTTAACGATTTCGCGTACAGTCGCCGATAGCCGTAAAGAATCTGCCATATTTCGCGCGCTTGGCGCAACGCGCCTAGACATTGCGCAAATTTACGTCATGTACACGCTACTGCTCGCCGGGCTAATTGCGCTATTTGCAATTGTCGCTGGGCTGATCGGCGCAGGTGTCATTGATGTACTCTATTCAGCCGACTTTTCGACCGCAGCACACTACATCATCATGCCGCGCGATTTGAATACAACATTTCAGCTGTTCACATTTGATCCGCTTATTATTGCGCTCGCTGCCGTAAGTATCGTTGCGGCAGCGCTCATCGGTAGCATATTACCGCTTGTGCGCAACACGCGCCGCAATCCGATGAAAGATATGCGTGACGAATAG
- a CDS encoding DHH family phosphoesterase has translation MFTEAKKIIDNATNIVIIQAENPDGDSVGSALALEEILSDIGKSVSLYCPVAIPKYLRYIRGWDRICAEFDTKADAAIIVDTSADILLSKVLGTPGVRHFLETHPVLVLDHHTTGSTLSFDHTMISQDVVATGELIYNLAQDAGWAINPQAAEDLLIAIMSDSLGLTTQSTHADSFTVAGELTRLGASNAAIEERRRDFMKKSPEILAYKGRLIERIEYLLDGKLALVHIPWEEIQAYSDQYNPSMLVLDEMRLVEGVEVACAIKTYPDGKLTGKLRCNTPVGEQIAGYFGGGGHPYAAGFRIYGAYEATVRELVDAADKALKNFKTTADQA, from the coding sequence ATGTTCACTGAAGCAAAAAAAATAATCGACAACGCAACAAATATCGTCATCATTCAAGCGGAAAACCCTGATGGAGATAGTGTTGGTTCAGCGTTAGCGCTTGAGGAGATTCTCAGCGATATTGGTAAAAGTGTTAGTTTGTATTGTCCGGTCGCTATCCCAAAGTACCTGCGCTATATTCGCGGTTGGGATCGTATCTGCGCAGAGTTTGATACAAAAGCCGATGCAGCAATTATCGTCGATACAAGCGCCGATATCTTGCTCAGCAAAGTGCTTGGTACTCCTGGTGTGCGGCATTTTTTAGAGACGCACCCCGTGCTCGTACTTGATCATCATACGACTGGCAGCACGCTCAGTTTTGACCACACGATGATCAGCCAAGACGTTGTCGCAACAGGCGAGCTAATCTACAATTTGGCACAGGACGCCGGTTGGGCAATCAACCCGCAAGCTGCCGAGGATTTACTGATCGCTATTATGAGCGACAGCCTAGGACTAACCACGCAAAGTACGCACGCCGATTCATTCACGGTCGCAGGCGAACTGACGCGGCTCGGTGCAAGCAACGCGGCAATTGAAGAGCGCCGCCGCGATTTTATGAAAAAGTCGCCGGAAATTTTGGCGTATAAGGGGCGGCTGATTGAGCGGATCGAATATCTACTGGACGGAAAACTAGCGCTCGTGCATATTCCGTGGGAAGAAATCCAAGCGTACAGCGACCAGTACAATCCGAGCATGCTCGTTCTCGACGAAATGCGGCTCGTAGAAGGCGTCGAAGTTGCGTGCGCGATCAAAACCTACCCGGACGGCAAACTCACTGGCAAATTGCGCTGCAACACCCCCGTTGGCGAGCAAATCGCCGGCTACTTTGGCGGCGGCGGCCACCCATACGCCGCAGGATTTCGCATTTACGGGGCGTATGAAGCAACGGTGCGCGAACTCGTTGACGCGGCGGATAAAGCTCTTAAAAACTTCAAAACAACCGCCGACCAAGCATAG
- a CDS encoding transposase yields MGIKVSLSSVRRILQRHHCFDGARKPRVKKSNPKRPPAAAPGELVQTDTIHYVDPYSGKRLYYYTVIDLYTRMTHAVLATKLRPGLAAQAVLEARERWGFTISMVQSDNEPEYGRYFEQTLKKAGIPTRHSRLGRPNDNAHIERFNRTLQDECTGRTITAKDSIQKVQAQLTSYLDYYNNHRVRLGIQLRTPREMLQRF; encoded by the coding sequence CTGGGGATTAAGGTTAGCCTCAGCAGCGTACGGCGCATCCTCCAGCGCCACCACTGCTTCGATGGCGCTAGAAAACCTAGGGTAAAGAAAAGTAATCCCAAGCGCCCGCCAGCCGCTGCTCCAGGCGAACTAGTCCAAACCGATACTATTCACTACGTTGACCCATACAGCGGCAAACGGTTGTATTACTATACTGTTATTGACCTCTACACCAGAATGACTCACGCTGTTCTAGCTACTAAGCTGCGCCCAGGGCTAGCCGCCCAGGCGGTGCTTGAAGCCCGGGAACGGTGGGGTTTTACCATCTCTATGGTGCAGAGCGACAATGAACCAGAATATGGCCGTTACTTTGAGCAGACCCTGAAGAAAGCGGGCATACCTACCAGACACAGCCGCCTCGGCAGACCCAACGACAACGCCCACATCGAACGCTTTAACCGCACCCTGCAAGATGAATGCACCGGCAGAACCATAACAGCCAAAGACAGCATACAAAAAGTCCAGGCACAGCTAACGTCATACCTAGACTACTACAACAACCATCGTGTACGCTTAGGTATACAGTTACGCACGCCTAGGGAGATGTTGCAGAGGTTTTGA
- a CDS encoding helix-turn-helix domain-containing protein: protein MAYNTNSSAPKARGDAMKLLIQEQLPVGVVALRLGVNRSTIWRWLKKWQQQNSNLCFVNNNRISRQIKPAGYIPGIGARIQV from the coding sequence ATGGCATATAATACCAATTCTAGTGCTCCTAAAGCTAGAGGCGATGCTATGAAGCTGCTCATTCAGGAGCAGCTGCCAGTTGGAGTAGTTGCACTGCGCTTGGGGGTTAACCGCAGTACTATTTGGCGCTGGCTTAAGAAATGGCAACAGCAAAACAGTAACCTCTGTTTCGTTAACAACAACCGCATTAGCCGCCAGATTAAGCCTGCCGGCTACATCCCCGGGATAGGCGCCCGTATCCAAGTTTAA
- the atpC gene encoding ATP synthase F1 subunit epsilon — protein MQFQLVTLAGVKLDEAVYEVILPTTEGVISVFPSHEALVTVAIPGVVTVRRRKEDRDDELEYFAISGGVVEINQERVRILVDEAEHGDDIIEAESQAALERALKLQEESSDQVELEKAHQLVDRHAVRLKVAELHRRRRRR, from the coding sequence ATGCAGTTTCAGTTGGTGACATTGGCTGGCGTCAAACTTGACGAAGCAGTCTATGAAGTAATTCTGCCGACTACCGAGGGTGTGATTTCGGTCTTTCCAAGCCACGAGGCGCTCGTGACGGTGGCAATACCCGGCGTAGTAACAGTGCGCCGCCGTAAAGAAGATCGCGATGATGAGCTGGAATATTTTGCGATTTCGGGGGGCGTGGTTGAGATTAATCAAGAGCGCGTGCGTATTCTGGTTGACGAAGCGGAACATGGCGACGATATTATCGAGGCGGAAAGCCAGGCGGCGCTAGAACGCGCACTGAAGTTGCAAGAAGAATCAAGCGACCAGGTTGAGCTAGAAAAAGCCCATCAGCTGGTTGATCGTCATGCGGTACGGTTGAAGGTTGCCGAGCTGCATCGGCGCCGGCGCCGGCGTTAG